The Persephonella sp. IF05-L8 genome contains a region encoding:
- the hypB gene encoding hydrogenase nickel incorporation protein HypB, with translation MCKDCGCSITDTHHHHDHEHHHHHHHGNPTLEDKKTVEVITKILDANDKQAESNRKHFDQHGIFAINLMSSPGAGKTTLLEKTIELLGDELKIGVIEGDLETNRDAERIRAKGVPAYQITTGQACHLDAFMVHDGIHHMPLEELDIVFVENVGNLVCPASYDIGTHLNVVLLSVPEGDDKPAKYPVMFRSADLMLITKIDLLPYFDFDIKKAIEEARALNPKMDVIQVSTKTGEGLDKWINYIKLKSSLRSIV, from the coding sequence ATGTGTAAAGATTGTGGTTGTTCTATAACGGATACACATCATCACCATGACCATGAACACCATCATCACCATCATCATGGAAATCCAACCCTTGAGGATAAAAAAACTGTTGAGGTAATTACAAAAATCCTTGATGCAAATGATAAACAGGCAGAAAGCAACAGAAAACATTTTGACCAGCACGGAATTTTTGCAATAAATCTTATGAGCTCTCCTGGTGCTGGGAAAACAACCCTTTTGGAAAAAACCATTGAACTGCTTGGAGATGAGCTGAAAATTGGTGTTATAGAAGGAGATTTAGAGACTAATAGGGACGCAGAGAGAATAAGAGCCAAAGGGGTTCCTGCATATCAAATCACAACCGGGCAGGCATGTCATCTTGATGCTTTTATGGTTCATGATGGAATTCATCATATGCCCCTTGAAGAGCTTGATATTGTATTTGTGGAAAATGTTGGAAACCTTGTTTGCCCTGCTTCTTACGATATAGGAACACATCTGAATGTTGTGCTACTCTCTGTTCCTGAAGGAGATGATAAACCGGCTAAATACCCTGTGATGTTTAGAAGTGCAGACCTGATGCTTATTACAAAGATAGACCTTCTTCCTTACTTTGATTTTGATATCAAAAAGGCTATTGAAGAGGCAAGAGCTTTAAATCCTAAAATGGATGTTATTCAGGTTTCCACAAAAACAGGAGAAGGCTTGGATAAATGGATTAATTATATAAAGCTAAAATCTTCTCTGAGAAGCATAGTATAA
- a CDS encoding TetR/AcrR family transcriptional regulator → MSKIKKFSKEEKKQEIVRTACKLFAERGYYNTTIPDIAEAMGMSVGNLYNYFSSKEELAKYIMRYSSRLLGDEIRKINEENITTREKIYKVVRRFFEIAQQQPELIEYFLRVFLSNREVFEEGCEGFLCVSEVVTELMLFLEEGARKGDLRQQDFFPAFVTLMGPLGGMVFLQGENVMPKTPIEYSDELAENIWRALKND, encoded by the coding sequence TTGTCTAAAATAAAGAAATTTTCAAAGGAAGAAAAAAAACAAGAAATAGTAAGAACAGCTTGTAAACTGTTTGCAGAAAGGGGGTACTATAATACAACTATTCCAGATATAGCAGAAGCTATGGGAATGAGTGTTGGAAATCTTTATAACTATTTCAGCTCAAAAGAAGAACTTGCCAAATATATAATGAGATATTCTTCAAGACTTCTTGGGGATGAGATTAGGAAAATAAATGAAGAAAACATAACCACCAGAGAAAAAATTTACAAAGTTGTAAGAAGATTTTTTGAAATTGCTCAACAACAACCTGAGCTGATTGAATATTTTCTTAGAGTATTTTTGTCAAACAGAGAAGTTTTTGAGGAAGGATGTGAAGGATTTTTGTGTGTAAGTGAGGTAGTAACGGAGCTTATGCTATTTCTGGAAGAGGGAGCGAGAAAAGGAGACCTTAGACAACAGGATTTCTTCCCTGCCTTTGTTACACTGATGGGTCCCCTTGGTGGAATGGTTTTCCTGCAGGGAGAAAATGTCATGCCAAAAACACCTATAGAATACTCAGATGAACTTGCAGAGAATATCTGGCGTGCTTTGAAAAATGACTAA